The proteins below are encoded in one region of Triticum aestivum cultivar Chinese Spring chromosome 1B, IWGSC CS RefSeq v2.1, whole genome shotgun sequence:
- the LOC123093390 gene encoding uncharacterized protein, with amino-acid sequence MMWGIATAVASAAAVAVASGAELLACDCAPTAPTAAVVGRCDGFLFRQRESSSSSGRGERFAPRFDGLRFIETLVTAHR; translated from the exons ATGATGTGGGGAATAGCAACCGCGGTGGCGTCCGCGGCCGCCGTCGCCGTGGCCTCCGGCGCCGAGCTCCTCGCGTGCGACTGCGCCCCGacggcgccgaccgccgccgtcgtCGGCAGATGCGACGGGTTCCTCTTCCGACAGCGG GAATCCTCGTCTTCTAGCGGCCGGGGCGAGAGGTTCGCGCCGAGGTTCGACGGGCTGCGGTTCATCGAGACGCTCGTCACGGCGCACCGCTGA